TACTCGGCCTGGTTGTTCGTCGCGCGGCCGATTCGGTCGCTTCCTTCGGCGACGATGCCGTTGCCCGTGACGATCACCCAGCCGATGCCGGCCGGGCCGGGGTTGCCGCGCGCGCCGCCGTCGAAGTAGACGTGTGCGCGCCCGCCACCCTCGCGGAGGTGCGCTTCGATGTCACGGGGGGTCTCACCCTGGATCACCACCTTGTCGTCGTAGGCGACAGCCGTCGCGTCGCCGTGTGCTGCGCGCCAGCGCTCGTGGTCGGTGTTGCCCGGCTCGACCGCTACACCTGCGTTCTCGAGTCGTTCGCGGGCGTCGTCGACGTCACACTCGATGACCGGCATCCGTCGAACTCGACGGGAGGGTCGGGGTAAAACCTTTCTGGTTCCGATTCGAAATCGAGAGGGTGAAGGGCCCCAGACGCCAGTTTTTGCCCGAATTGCTTTCCCGGTGCAAAATCCTTCCCGAGGGTTTATATACTTTGATGCTACTACTATAAAAGTGCGATGACACGGTCCACCCGCCAGCGGGAGCGAGCGCGCGAGATGGACGAGGCCGAGGATCAAGAGGGGGTACGTGCCTGCCCTGAATGTGAATCCGAGAACCTCGTTAAGGACTCCGACCGGGGTGAGCTCATCTGTGAAGACTGTGGGCTCGTCGTGGAGGAAGAAAAAATCGACCCCGGCCCGGAATGGCGGGCGTTCAACCACCAGGAACGGCAGGAGAAGTCCCGCGTCGGTGCACCGACGACCCAGACGATGCACGACAAGGGGCTGACGACGACGATCGACTGGAAGGACAAAGACGCCTACGGCCGCTCGATCTCCTCGAAAAAGCGCAGTCAGATGCACCGGCTGCGAAAGTGGCAAGAACGCATCCGTACCAAAGACGCCGGCGAGCGTAACCTGCAGTTCGCACTGTCGGAAATCGACCGGATGGCCTCCGCACTCGGCGTGCCGCGATCGGTCCGTGAGGTCGCGTCGGTGATCTACCGACGAGCGCTCAAAGAGGACCTCATTCGGGGGCGATCGATCGAGGGCGTCGCCACGTCGGCGCTGTACGCCGCCTGCCGGAAGGAGGGAATCCCGCGAAGCTTAGAGGAAATCTCCGAAGTCTCGCGCGTCGAACGCAAAGAGATCGGTCGAACGTATCGGTACATCTCACAGGAACTGGGCCTCGAGATGCGACCCGTCGACCCGAAAAAGTACGTCCCGCGCTTCTGTTCTGAACTCGAACTCTCCGAGGAAGTCCAGACGAAAGCCAACGAGATCATCGAGAAGACCGCCGAGGAAGGGTTGCTGTCGGGCAAGTCGCCGACCGGCTACGCCGCCGCCGCGATCTACGCCGCCTCGCTGCTCTGTAACGAGAAGAAGACCCAGCGTGAGGTCGCCGACGTCGCCCAGGTGACGGAAGTGACGATCCGGAACCGGTATCAAGAACAGATCGAAGCGATGGGCATCCACGGGTAAGCGGATACCCGTTTTCGAACGCCAGCGGCCACTCGAGCGACCGCTCCCCCACGCTCGAGCGCCCGCCGCGTTGCGCCACGGCTCGTTCGAGCGCTCGCCGGCACCTCGCGACAGCCCACGAAAAGAGACGCGTCGAACCCGCCGAGCGTGCGTCGGAGCGCCGATCAGTGACGGCCGTACAGCGAATACATGATCGCCAGCAGGCCAGCGAGGCGGCTGAGGTTCTCGACGAAGACCGTCACCACGCGATCCGTGCCAGCGAGGCTGGTGAGCGTGACGTTGAACAGGAACGGAAACAGCGTCAGCAACAGCAACCCAACGGCGAGATAGAGCATCGACCGGCTATCGTTTCGCCGGTAGCCGCGGTAGGCCTGGTAGGCGATCAGTGTCCCGATGAGCGCGACCAGAAAGAGACTCGCCACGGTCATGAGTTCGAACATCGTCGCCTCGTCGAGTCGAACGACGTCCGTCATCGCATCCCCTCCCACATTCGGGTGAACTTGTCTGCGACGTCCTCGTCCCGGTAGGAGACGTCCACGGAGAACGAACCCTCCTCGAGTGAGAGCTCGAACGTGTCGAGACGCGCCTCGTAGACGCTGTAGTGGTTGCCGTCCGATGCGATCTCGGTTCGTTCTGTGACGAGGCCACACTCCTCGAGGCGCTCGAGTCGACGGTAGATCGTCGGCAAGGAGGCGTCACAGCGGTCGCTCAGTGTGCTGGCTGACATGGGTTCGACGCTGGTTTCGGTGAGGATCGATCGTGCGTACTCGTCGTCGAGAAGGGCGAGCAACTCCGACAGGGTAGACTCCTCACTCACTGACGTTCGGTCGTTGTCCGATCGATATGAAAAAGTGTCCGATTTTTCTGAGCGAGAGAATCCGCGACCCCGTTGACGTCGGTCACCCGTCGATGAACACGTGGTGACGGACGGTGATCACGTGCTACCCGCCATCGTCGACGCCTGCCAGCCCCCACCCATCGCTCGAACGCGCTCATCGGCCGTTCGATCCCGAGCGTTCCAGCGACGTCGACCGATTCCTGCCGGTCATCGGTGCCGTCACCGCTTTTCGACCGCCGACTGCACGTGGCGTTGGCCGACGTTTTTCTCAGACCCGTGGGTGTTTTCTGATCGAGAAAATACGATTCGGGATATATGGTGTTCACGGAAGAATGGACACTCGAGGTCCGACGATCAGACCCGGATCGTCGGCCTCTGCCTCTGACAATCGATACGATCGAACGTCGCCATCCCGGGCCGGAACCGGCCCGGTGTCCCCACCGGCGGCACTTTTGCGAGGAGTTCGATCCCGCTGCCGTTGCCCGCTGACGTCGCCCCGGCTCTCCTGCGACTGCGGCGTTCGACGCCCATGTCTACCCGTTCGACACCCGAATCGATCTCCGCCGAGCGTGTCGTCCGATCACTCCTCAACGACCGTGATCGAACTCTCGTCGGTCATGTCGTATGCGACGTGGGCGTCGTCGCTCGCCTGGCACACCAGGTCGTACTCGCCGGGCTCGAGTTCGAGTTCGTCCTCGAGTTCGCCGTCGCCGTAGTGGATGTACCCCTCCTCGAAGGGGATCGGTTCCCTCGGCTCGACGGGCGCTTCGTCGATCAGCAGGTGCAGGTGTCCGGCGCCCTGCTGGGGGGCGTCGCCCTCCGGCCGAACCTCGAAATCTTCGGCTTCCAGCTCGATCTCGACCGGGCTCGTGACCTCCTCACCGTCCTCCGGTTCGACGAACGCCACCTCCCCGTCGGGATCTTCGTAGTCGACGTCCTCGGGGAGGTCGTCTTCGTCCTCCTCGTCCGCCCCGGCGCCGGCGTCCTCCGCCTCTTCGTCGGGACCTGTTCCCCAGATCGGATCGCCCCCTTCGTCGGCGTCGGTACAGCCCGCAACCGCGGCCAGGCCGACCGCAGCGCTCGAGGCGAGCAGTCGTCTGCGCGTCGTTCGTGAGTTCATCGTCGCTCCTAGCCTCGCACGGCCGAAAAGGGCGGAGCAGTGATTGGCAGGCCGGGAGCCTCGCCGCGACGACTGGGATCGGGCCGATCGCCAACTCAACATTCAAACCCGGGCCGCGCGTATCCCCGGTGAATGCGCCTCGACGACTACATCGAGGATCTAGAGCCCGACGAAGAGGCCGAACGTCGGCGCCTCGCGAGAGCAAAGTCCTACGCGATCACAGATCACCTCGAGCGGTTCGAACGAGAGTTCGAGCAGGCGCTGAGCGGCGACACTCTCGTGGGTTCGACCGCGCCGTCGATCTTCGTCGGCCGCTCGAGTTATCCCGACGTCCCCGTGGGCGTGCTCTCGCCGGT
This portion of the Natronobeatus ordinarius genome encodes:
- a CDS encoding transcription initiation factor IIB produces the protein MTRSTRQRERAREMDEAEDQEGVRACPECESENLVKDSDRGELICEDCGLVVEEEKIDPGPEWRAFNHQERQEKSRVGAPTTQTMHDKGLTTTIDWKDKDAYGRSISSKKRSQMHRLRKWQERIRTKDAGERNLQFALSEIDRMASALGVPRSVREVASVIYRRALKEDLIRGRSIEGVATSALYAACRKEGIPRSLEEISEVSRVERKEIGRTYRYISQELGLEMRPVDPKKYVPRFCSELELSEEVQTKANEIIEKTAEEGLLSGKSPTGYAAAAIYAASLLCNEKKTQREVADVAQVTEVTIRNRYQEQIEAMGIHG
- a CDS encoding ArsR/SmtB family transcription factor, translated to MSEESTLSELLALLDDEYARSILTETSVEPMSASTLSDRCDASLPTIYRRLERLEECGLVTERTEIASDGNHYSVYEARLDTFELSLEEGSFSVDVSYRDEDVADKFTRMWEGMR
- the rnhA gene encoding ribonuclease HI — encoded protein: MPVIECDVDDARERLENAGVAVEPGNTDHERWRAAHGDATAVAYDDKVVIQGETPRDIEAHLREGGGRAHVYFDGGARGNPGPAGIGWVIVTGNGIVAEGSDRIGRATNNQAEYEALITALEAARDYGYDEVHVRGDSELIVKQVRGEYDTNNPELREKRVTALELLSSFETWTLEHVPREVNERADALANEAMDGN
- a CDS encoding DUF4399 domain-containing protein, whose product is MNSRTTRRRLLASSAAVGLAAVAGCTDADEGGDPIWGTGPDEEAEDAGAGADEEDEDDLPEDVDYEDPDGEVAFVEPEDGEEVTSPVEIELEAEDFEVRPEGDAPQQGAGHLHLLIDEAPVEPREPIPFEEGYIHYGDGELEDELELEPGEYDLVCQASDDAHVAYDMTDESSITVVEE
- a CDS encoding DUF7521 family protein; protein product: MTDVVRLDEATMFELMTVASLFLVALIGTLIAYQAYRGYRRNDSRSMLYLAVGLLLLTLFPFLFNVTLTSLAGTDRVVTVFVENLSRLAGLLAIMYSLYGRH